One genomic segment of Cetobacterium somerae ATCC BAA-474 includes these proteins:
- a CDS encoding VOC family protein, with translation MKFVFNHFNINVLNLEKSIEFYEKALGLKEVRRKEAADGSYVLVYMGDGETGFTIELTWLRDREEAYDLGDEEFHLAFVTDNYEEAYKKHSEMGCICYENTAMGIYFINDPDGYWLEVIPPRK, from the coding sequence ATGAAATTTGTTTTTAATCATTTTAATATTAATGTTTTAAATCTTGAAAAAAGTATAGAATTTTATGAAAAAGCTTTAGGATTAAAGGAGGTAAGAAGAAAAGAAGCGGCAGATGGTAGTTATGTTTTAGTTTATATGGGAGATGGAGAAACAGGATTTACTATCGAGCTTACATGGTTAAGAGATAGAGAAGAAGCTTATGATTTAGGAGATGAGGAGTTTCATCTAGCTTTCGTAACAGATAACTATGAAGAAGCATATAAAAAGCATAGTGAAATGGGATGTATTTGCTATGAAAACACAGCCATGGGAATTTACTTTATCAATGATCCAGATGGATATTGGCTAGAAGTTATTCCACCAAGAAAATAA
- a CDS encoding MBL fold metallo-hydrolase, with the protein MKNLKIYYIYHSCFVVETKNYLIVFDYFKKPLKNRDDDISLDEKILNTKKKVLIFSSHSHYDHFNKEIFSWKNKFRIIEYILSSDIIFNNELQSCHKICENEALDINGVKIKAYGSTDLGVSFLVEVDTLKIFHAGDLNWWYWKDDTPDEEKYMKEYYQKIIEQIRKNNNIDIAFFPVDPRLEEFYYLGGEYFAENVKPKLMIPMHFDENFYICKEFKEKIERFNVEVALIERTNYLLRVKTNI; encoded by the coding sequence ATGAAAAATTTGAAAATATACTATATTTATCATAGTTGCTTTGTAGTTGAAACAAAAAATTATCTTATAGTTTTTGATTATTTTAAAAAACCTTTAAAAAATAGAGATGATGATATATCGTTAGATGAAAAAATTTTAAATACTAAAAAGAAAGTATTAATTTTTTCATCTCATAGTCATTACGATCATTTTAATAAAGAAATTTTTTCTTGGAAAAATAAATTTAGAATAATTGAATATATTTTAAGTAGTGATATTATTTTTAATAATGAATTACAAAGTTGTCATAAAATTTGTGAGAATGAAGCTCTTGACATAAATGGAGTAAAAATAAAAGCATATGGATCCACGGATTTAGGAGTTTCTTTTTTAGTTGAAGTAGATACATTGAAGATATTTCATGCAGGGGATTTAAATTGGTGGTATTGGAAAGATGATACACCAGATGAGGAAAAATATATGAAAGAATATTATCAAAAAATTATTGAACAAATTAGAAAGAATAATAATATTGATATAGCATTTTTTCCAGTAGACCCTAGATTAGAGGAGTTTTATTATTTGGGAGGCGAATATTTTGCTGAGAATGTAAAACCAAAACTAATGATACCAATGCATTTTGATGAAAATTTTTATATATGTAAAGAATTTAAAGAAAAAATTGAGAGATTTAATGTAGAAGTAGCTCTAATAGAAAGAACTAACTATTTACTAAGAGTTAAAACCAATATTTAG
- the gltS gene encoding sodium/glutamate symporter: MNFSIDDFGFLISFNMIGTLAIGLISLYIGLYIKNYSKFFNKFGIPAPVIGGILFAVIHLIIRQLGIGTIKYDTTLQDPFMVVFFTTIGIGSSIAALKKGGKLLVIFWLLSGIMTFMQTVIGVGVAKITNIHPLYGVLAGSVSMSGGHGSAGAFGKTVEQLGVMGASTMALSSATFGLLAGGLLGAPLALYLIRKNNLKAVNIVGKDDVNFEEKFSYQNITADELLKHIAVLSIIMMIGTSFSSMLKSYFDLALPSYVGAMFVAIIFNNLNVKYNFISLNRNLIDILGITSLNIFLSMALISLRLWELASLAVPMFLILFAQVLFMAFFTSQIVFKAMGKDYDAAVMVSGMCGSGLGATTNAMLNMGEISERHGYTVNPYLIVTLTGAFLIDIFQMPVIIGAINMFK, from the coding sequence ATGAATTTTTCAATTGATGATTTTGGTTTTTTAATTAGTTTTAATATGATTGGGACACTGGCAATTGGTTTAATTTCGCTATATATAGGATTATATATAAAAAATTATTCTAAATTTTTTAATAAATTTGGAATTCCAGCACCGGTTATTGGAGGAATATTATTTGCAGTAATACATCTAATTATAAGGCAATTAGGAATTGGAACAATAAAATATGATACAACTTTGCAAGATCCCTTTATGGTAGTATTTTTTACAACGATTGGAATAGGTTCATCAATTGCAGCATTAAAAAAAGGTGGAAAACTATTAGTTATATTTTGGTTATTAAGTGGTATAATGACTTTTATGCAGACTGTTATAGGTGTTGGAGTAGCCAAAATAACGAATATTCATCCTTTATATGGAGTTTTAGCTGGGTCTGTTTCTATGAGTGGGGGCCACGGATCTGCTGGAGCTTTTGGAAAAACGGTTGAACAATTAGGTGTTATGGGAGCAAGTACAATGGCTCTTTCGTCAGCAACATTTGGTTTATTAGCTGGAGGATTACTAGGAGCACCACTAGCATTATACCTGATAAGAAAAAATAATTTAAAAGCAGTAAACATAGTTGGAAAGGATGATGTTAATTTTGAAGAGAAATTTTCATATCAAAATATAACAGCGGATGAATTATTAAAGCATATAGCTGTACTTTCAATAATAATGATGATAGGAACTAGTTTTTCATCTATGTTAAAATCATATTTTGATTTAGCTCTTCCATCTTATGTTGGAGCAATGTTTGTTGCAATAATTTTTAATAATTTAAATGTAAAATATAATTTTATTAGCTTAAATAGGAATTTAATTGATATTTTAGGAATAACTTCTTTAAATATCTTTCTATCAATGGCTTTAATTTCTTTAAGATTGTGGGAACTAGCTTCTCTAGCTGTACCGATGTTTTTAATTTTATTTGCTCAAGTTTTATTTATGGCATTTTTTACGAGTCAAATTGTATTTAAGGCAATGGGAAAAGATTATGATGCAGCGGTAATGGTTTCAGGAATGTGTGGTTCAGGACTAGGAGCTACAACAAATGCAATGTTAAATATGGGTGAGATATCCGAAAGGCACGGATATACAGTTAACCCTTATTTAATAGTAACGTTAACAGGAGCATTTTTAATAGATATATTTCAAATGCCTGTAATTATCGGTGCAATAAATATGTTTAAATAA
- a CDS encoding ABC transporter substrate-binding protein: protein MKKLFIVFFTLGLVIFGGCGEKKSKEKEKLVFAQLSDPKTLDPQNSTDNYSQVAITQIYDRLFEIDEKNGTPVPSLVESYKKINDNILEIVLKKGVKFTNGDSLTAEDVKFTLERAKENPKVAHLYKMIKDVKVLNNNTLEIITEEPFAPLLNHLSHKSSSIINKKEVLKNSENYFNNPVATGPYKVQNWALGDSITLISNENYYKGSPKIKTVIIKAVPEENSRVIGLETGEIDMSLDIPAISWEELEKSGKAKVYSAPSTTTGYVGLNTKSPTLSNKLLRQIIAMAIDKESIVDTIYLGKTKVANQFLAPPVFGYNKDALPQEYNVEKAQQLLEENGLVGTKLKISVSSPERVQVATIIQDQLKKIGIDLEIELLEWGAFLSQTGSGNTDMFIMGWGPSTYDGDYGYYPNIHTSQMGSNGNRAFYSNPKIDSLLELARKENDIEKRKEYYKEIQEILNEDVPLIPLYHGNVVYGVNTNLKNVEATGYPEFYKYEF from the coding sequence ATGAAAAAGTTATTTATTGTTTTTTTTACATTGGGATTGGTTATTTTTGGAGGATGTGGAGAAAAAAAGAGCAAAGAAAAAGAAAAATTAGTATTTGCTCAGTTAAGTGACCCTAAAACTTTAGATCCACAAAATTCAACTGATAATTATTCTCAGGTGGCTATTACACAAATATACGATAGACTATTTGAAATAGACGAAAAAAATGGAACTCCAGTTCCAAGTTTAGTTGAAAGTTATAAAAAAATTAATGATAATATTTTAGAAATAGTATTAAAAAAGGGTGTAAAATTTACAAATGGAGATAGCTTAACTGCTGAAGATGTTAAGTTTACATTGGAAAGAGCTAAGGAAAATCCTAAGGTTGCCCATCTTTATAAGATGATTAAGGATGTAAAAGTTTTAAATAATAATACATTAGAAATTATTACAGAAGAACCATTTGCACCTCTTTTAAATCATTTGAGTCATAAATCTTCATCAATTATTAATAAAAAAGAGGTTTTAAAAAATTCAGAAAATTATTTTAATAATCCTGTAGCAACAGGACCATATAAAGTACAAAATTGGGCATTAGGAGATAGTATAACTTTAATTTCAAATGAAAACTATTATAAAGGAAGTCCTAAAATAAAAACTGTTATAATAAAAGCAGTTCCTGAAGAAAATAGTAGAGTTATTGGTTTAGAAACAGGTGAAATTGATATGTCATTAGATATTCCTGCAATTTCGTGGGAAGAGCTAGAAAAAAGTGGAAAAGCTAAAGTTTATTCAGCTCCTTCTACAACAACAGGATATGTAGGATTAAATACAAAATCACCAACTTTATCAAATAAACTTTTGAGACAAATTATAGCAATGGCTATTGACAAAGAGAGTATTGTTGATACTATATATTTAGGGAAAACAAAAGTTGCTAATCAATTTTTAGCACCACCAGTTTTTGGATATAATAAAGATGCTTTACCTCAAGAATACAATGTTGAAAAAGCACAACAACTTTTAGAAGAAAATGGATTAGTTGGAACTAAATTAAAAATATCTGTAAGTAGTCCAGAAAGAGTTCAAGTGGCAACAATAATACAAGATCAATTAAAAAAAATAGGTATAGATTTAGAAATTGAACTACTAGAATGGGGAGCTTTTTTATCTCAAACGGGATCTGGGAACACAGATATGTTTATTATGGGATGGGGACCATCAACATACGATGGTGACTATGGGTATTATCCAAATATTCACACTAGTCAGATGGGAAGTAATGGTAATAGGGCATTTTATTCAAATCCAAAGATAGATAGTCTTTTAGAATTAGCTAGAAAAGAGAATGACATAGAAAAGCGAAAGGAATATTATAAAGAGATTCAAGAGATTTTAAATGAAGATGTTCCTTTAATTCCTTTATACCATGGAAATGTTGTTTATGGAGTTAATACTAATCTAAAAAATGTTGAAGCAACAGGATATCCGGAGTTTTATAAATATGAATTTTAG
- a CDS encoding M42 family metallopeptidase, whose product MDTIKLLEKLSNLHGAPGHEQEVLEFIKDNMKGYICERDSINNLYIKTNIEQDKPIVALDCHSDEVGFIVEGIKANGTITFLPLGGWHITNIPAHSVVIRNFKGDYIKGVVSSKPPHFMTPEEKQRLPKIEELVIDIGTSSYEETVELYGIEVGNPITPDVMFSYDEKIEVVRGKAFDNRLGCAIVMEVMKGIKSKELKVEAVGVISAQEEVGLRGAQVAANTIKPDFAIIFEGSPADDTFKDAFSSKGAIGKGVQLRVLDAGMVSNPRVQEFVKNIAIKNNIPFQVIARSGGSTNGGKYHIAEKSIPTVVIGIPTRYIHTHYTYASVKDFKNAICLGEKILEELSKDTIKSF is encoded by the coding sequence ATGGATACAATTAAATTATTAGAAAAATTGTCAAATTTACATGGAGCACCAGGTCATGAACAAGAAGTTTTAGAATTTATAAAAGATAATATGAAAGGTTATATTTGTGAGAGAGATTCTATAAATAATCTTTATATAAAAACGAATATAGAACAAGATAAACCTATTGTAGCACTAGATTGTCATAGTGATGAAGTTGGTTTTATAGTAGAAGGAATTAAAGCCAATGGAACTATAACATTTTTACCTTTAGGAGGATGGCATATAACAAATATTCCAGCCCATTCAGTTGTTATAAGAAATTTCAAAGGAGACTATATAAAGGGAGTTGTATCATCTAAACCACCTCACTTTATGACACCAGAAGAAAAGCAAAGATTGCCGAAGATAGAAGAATTAGTTATAGATATTGGAACTAGTTCATATGAGGAAACTGTAGAGTTGTATGGAATAGAAGTTGGAAATCCAATAACACCAGACGTAATGTTTTCATATGATGAAAAAATAGAAGTTGTTAGAGGAAAAGCTTTTGATAATAGACTTGGATGTGCTATTGTAATGGAAGTTATGAAGGGAATAAAATCTAAAGAATTAAAAGTAGAAGCGGTAGGAGTGATAAGTGCTCAAGAGGAAGTTGGGTTAAGAGGAGCTCAAGTAGCGGCAAATACAATAAAGCCTGATTTTGCAATTATTTTTGAAGGGTCACCTGCAGATGATACATTTAAAGATGCTTTTTCATCAAAAGGAGCTATAGGAAAAGGGGTGCAGCTTAGAGTTTTGGATGCAGGAATGGTTTCAAATCCAAGAGTTCAGGAGTTTGTAAAAAATATTGCAATTAAAAACAATATTCCATTCCAAGTTATAGCAAGAAGTGGAGGAAGCACAAATGGTGGTAAATACCATATTGCTGAAAAAAGTATTCCGACAGTTGTTATTGGAATTCCAACAAGATATATCCATACTCATTATACATATGCATCAGTAAAAGATTTTAAAAATGCAATCTGTTTAGGGGAGAAAATATTAGAAGAGTTGTCAAAAGATACAATAAAAAGTTTTTAG
- a CDS encoding C-GCAxxG-C-C family (seleno)protein yields MNNEISIKKIKFDAEEAYRVGDFFCSEAIVNSIRNNIAPEMPEALIAVASGFPVGIGKSKCVCGAVSGGVMAISYFFGRTKGGDTKVNKNLELAYELQEEFRKNHKVLCCKVLTHGMDMGAKEHKNQCVSFTGEVAEVAATIIARELGLKIID; encoded by the coding sequence ATGAACAATGAAATAAGTATTAAAAAAATAAAGTTTGATGCAGAAGAGGCTTATAGAGTAGGTGATTTTTTCTGCTCAGAAGCAATAGTTAACTCTATTAGAAATAATATTGCTCCTGAAATGCCAGAAGCATTAATTGCTGTTGCCTCTGGATTTCCAGTTGGTATTGGTAAATCTAAATGTGTTTGTGGTGCTGTTAGTGGTGGAGTTATGGCAATTAGTTATTTCTTTGGGAGAACTAAAGGTGGAGATACTAAAGTTAATAAAAATCTTGAACTAGCTTACGAATTACAAGAAGAGTTTAGAAAAAATCACAAAGTTTTATGTTGTAAAGTTTTAACTCATGGAATGGATATGGGAGCAAAAGAACATAAAAATCAATGTGTTTCTTTCACAGGAGAAGTTGCTGAAGTTGCTGCAACTATAATTGCTAGAGAACTTGGCCTTAAAATTATTGACTAG
- a CDS encoding MATE family efflux transporter, producing MQKKLLNENLFKLIFKYGVPSILTMWIFSLYTIVDGIFIGKFLGAKSLAAVNIVMPYVNFSFAIGIMVAVGSSTMIAIQLGSGEDKKALKSYSTSLQLFMVFSSILSLIGIIFPEKVVRILGANDIILEEATTYLFYLSFFTLFYMLSYGFESFVRIEGSPNYSLLCILGGAIMNIVLDYFLIVILDMGIKGAAIATGAAQMTTALMLGYYLLFKAKKLRYTFTKFNLKTVGTILYNGSSEFLTEMATGVVIMAFNINIMAIIGNDGISAFSVISYISTLVTMTMIGFSQGLQPIISFNYGAQSNKRVLKILKIGTVTVFSLGIFFFFIINMFANELVSIFIKENKELFILTKEAVIYYSFTYILMGINIIISSYFTAVEDAFISSILSVLRGLIFINILLFLLPGIFNTKGIWLSAPVNELIMLVVSSIFFIKSGYKKIVE from the coding sequence ATGCAAAAAAAATTATTAAATGAAAATCTTTTTAAACTTATTTTTAAATATGGAGTTCCTTCTATTCTGACCATGTGGATCTTCTCTTTATACACAATAGTGGATGGAATATTCATTGGTAAATTCTTAGGAGCTAAAAGCTTAGCAGCTGTAAATATCGTTATGCCTTATGTTAATTTTTCTTTTGCTATTGGTATAATGGTTGCGGTTGGGAGTTCTACTATGATTGCTATTCAACTTGGATCTGGAGAAGATAAAAAAGCTCTAAAATCTTATAGTACTTCTTTACAGCTTTTTATGGTTTTTAGTTCAATCTTGAGTTTGATTGGAATAATTTTTCCTGAAAAAGTTGTTAGAATTTTAGGAGCTAACGATATTATTTTAGAAGAAGCTACAACCTATCTATTTTATTTATCTTTCTTTACTCTTTTTTATATGCTTTCCTACGGTTTTGAAAGTTTTGTAAGAATAGAAGGAAGCCCTAATTACTCTTTACTTTGTATATTGGGTGGAGCTATTATGAATATTGTTTTAGATTATTTTTTAATAGTTATACTGGATATGGGAATTAAGGGTGCTGCTATTGCTACTGGAGCTGCTCAAATGACAACAGCTTTAATGTTAGGATATTATCTCTTATTTAAAGCTAAAAAATTAAGATACACTTTTACTAAATTTAATCTAAAAACAGTAGGAACTATTTTATATAATGGTTCTTCTGAATTTTTAACTGAGATGGCTACTGGCGTAGTTATAATGGCTTTTAATATAAATATAATGGCTATAATTGGAAATGACGGAATCTCTGCTTTTAGTGTTATCAGCTATATATCTACTCTTGTTACTATGACAATGATTGGATTTTCTCAAGGACTACAGCCCATTATAAGCTTTAACTATGGTGCTCAATCTAATAAAAGAGTTTTAAAAATATTAAAAATAGGAACTGTTACAGTTTTTTCTTTAGGAATATTTTTCTTTTTCATCATAAATATGTTTGCTAATGAATTAGTTTCTATTTTTATAAAAGAAAATAAAGAACTATTTATTTTAACTAAAGAAGCTGTTATATATTATAGTTTTACATATATCTTAATGGGAATTAATATTATTATTAGTTCATATTTTACAGCTGTAGAAGATGCTTTTATATCAAGTATTTTAAGTGTTTTAAGAGGTCTTATTTTTATTAATATTTTATTATTTCTTTTACCAGGAATTTTCAATACAAAAGGAATTTGGTTATCTGCTCCTGTTAATGAGCTTATCATGCTTGTGGTATCATCTATATTTTTTATAAAAAGTGGATATAAGAAAATTGTAGAATAG